One Halorientalis litorea DNA segment encodes these proteins:
- a CDS encoding glycosyltransferase family 2 protein: MSTDKESVEAAGAESEQAGSTTESGTEGLLLGADSEQTPTLSVVMPTLNEEDGVAECIDRIKSAVVELGVPSEIVVSDSSTDRTPDIAREMGAVVVEPDGSGYGYAYRYAFERARGEYIAMGDADTTYDFEQIPRLLEPVREGDADMVMGSRLDGEIRAGAMPTLHQYVGNPLLTKFLNAFYDAGVSDAHSGFRVFHRDALAEMDLSTDGMEFASEMIMEAGSRDLTIEEVPIVYHEREGEETLDSFRDGWRHVRFMLLNAPGYLFSVPALGLGVVGTTLCLLALFDISIGQASFGIRTMIAGNLSLLVAFQVGSFGVFSTLASDPIRRQEDAVTEWITDRLTLERGAMLGGVMLVSGLGYVALRVLQWSTEGYGALSSVLPDIFGATVIVLGIQIVFSAFFMSAIAGQSR, translated from the coding sequence ATGTCGACGGACAAGGAGTCTGTCGAAGCCGCCGGGGCCGAATCCGAGCAGGCCGGTTCGACGACCGAATCGGGTACGGAGGGTTTGTTGCTCGGCGCGGACAGCGAGCAGACACCGACGTTGAGCGTCGTCATGCCGACGCTCAACGAGGAAGACGGGGTCGCGGAGTGTATCGACCGCATCAAATCCGCAGTCGTCGAACTCGGCGTCCCGAGCGAAATCGTCGTCAGCGACAGTTCGACCGACCGGACACCCGACATCGCGCGCGAGATGGGTGCGGTCGTCGTCGAACCCGACGGGTCCGGGTACGGCTACGCCTACCGCTACGCGTTCGAGCGGGCCCGCGGCGAGTACATCGCGATGGGCGACGCCGACACGACCTACGACTTCGAGCAGATTCCGCGCCTGCTGGAACCGGTTCGCGAGGGCGACGCCGACATGGTCATGGGGAGCCGTCTCGACGGCGAGATACGGGCCGGTGCGATGCCCACGCTCCACCAGTACGTCGGCAATCCGCTGTTGACGAAGTTCCTCAACGCGTTCTACGACGCCGGCGTCAGCGACGCCCACAGCGGGTTCCGGGTGTTCCACCGGGACGCCCTCGCGGAGATGGACCTCTCGACGGACGGGATGGAGTTCGCCAGCGAGATGATCATGGAAGCGGGCTCGCGCGACCTGACCATCGAGGAGGTGCCCATCGTCTACCACGAGCGCGAGGGTGAGGAGACGCTGGACAGTTTCCGCGACGGGTGGCGCCACGTTCGGTTCATGCTGCTGAACGCGCCGGGCTACCTGTTCAGCGTTCCGGCACTGGGGCTAGGCGTCGTCGGAACCACCCTGTGTCTACTCGCGCTGTTCGACATCTCCATCGGCCAAGCGTCGTTCGGCATCCGAACGATGATCGCGGGGAACCTTTCGCTGCTCGTAGCCTTCCAAGTCGGTAGCTTCGGCGTTTTCTCGACGCTCGCGAGTGACCCCATCCGCCGACAGGAAGACGCGGTAACCGAGTGGATAACCGACAGACTGACGCTCGAACGGGGCGCGATGTTGGGCGGTGTCATGCTGGTCAGCGGCCTCGGGTACGTCGCCCTGAGGGTCCTACAGTGGAGCACCGAAGGGTACGGCGCGCTGTCGTCTGTGCTCCCTGATATCTTCGGTGCCACCGTTATCGTCCTCGGCATTCAGATCGTGTTTTCTGCGTTCTTCATGAGTGCTATCGCTGGGCAGAGTCGTTAA
- a CDS encoding DUF58 domain-containing protein gives MDATRRYWQTALVGLVLAGGAVVFDRPLLLGGAATVAGYLLTTQYDFARSLGHLDDALSVTQRVTPGQTGVEEPAQVTLDVTATAPVDADVTASLSVPAGVRVEDGQSAVTLGVGDTQASATVTVTAPVAGTHEFDTPPVTVTESAGRFTETLRRGDSATLFARPPTPQDVYVGQGENEVATGFGDHTSSIGGAGLEPEELREYQPGDAARRIDWKATARLDDAHVREFEVDTDRTTVLVFDHRESMATGVPGRTKVAYAREVALAVLDSTSAASDPVGLYTVGDEGITATVSPAATNDHYERVRRTLVDATPTDSSGRTETGTHAAGTGTDLSQALTGESEFTRTLRPFFESGVTYVDRVTEDPLFATVQSRVRPQQGTVWTMLFTDDTNRAEVLEAVRLARQGGNHVVVFLTPGVLFGPGALSDVGTAYDDYRSFESFRERLDRLSRVTALEVGPGDRVAAVLAERAERRRRA, from the coding sequence ATGGACGCGACGCGCCGGTACTGGCAGACGGCACTCGTCGGACTGGTGCTGGCCGGCGGGGCAGTCGTCTTCGACCGCCCGCTCCTTCTCGGCGGAGCGGCCACAGTCGCCGGGTACCTCCTCACGACCCAGTACGACTTCGCCCGGTCGCTCGGCCATCTCGACGACGCCCTGTCCGTCACCCAGCGCGTGACGCCGGGACAGACCGGCGTCGAAGAACCGGCCCAAGTGACCCTCGACGTGACGGCGACGGCCCCAGTCGACGCCGACGTGACCGCATCGCTGTCCGTCCCGGCAGGGGTCCGCGTCGAGGACGGCCAGTCGGCGGTCACGCTCGGTGTCGGTGACACGCAAGCGAGTGCGACGGTCACGGTGACCGCACCCGTCGCCGGCACGCACGAGTTCGACACCCCGCCCGTCACGGTCACCGAGTCGGCGGGGCGGTTCACCGAAACGCTCCGGCGAGGCGATTCCGCGACGCTGTTCGCACGGCCGCCGACGCCACAGGACGTCTACGTGGGCCAGGGAGAGAACGAGGTGGCGACCGGGTTCGGCGACCACACGAGCAGTATCGGCGGTGCCGGCCTGGAACCCGAGGAGTTGCGGGAGTACCAGCCGGGCGACGCCGCCCGCCGCATCGACTGGAAGGCGACGGCCCGCCTCGACGACGCCCACGTCCGCGAGTTCGAGGTCGACACCGACCGGACCACCGTCCTCGTCTTCGACCACCGCGAGTCGATGGCCACGGGAGTCCCCGGTCGGACGAAGGTCGCCTACGCCCGCGAGGTCGCGCTCGCCGTCCTCGACAGCACTAGTGCGGCCAGTGACCCCGTCGGACTCTACACCGTCGGTGACGAGGGCATCACGGCCACCGTCTCACCGGCGGCGACGAACGACCACTACGAGCGTGTGCGGCGGACGCTCGTCGACGCCACGCCGACCGACAGCAGCGGGCGGACGGAGACGGGAACGCACGCGGCGGGGACCGGGACGGACCTGTCACAGGCACTGACCGGCGAGAGCGAGTTCACACGGACGCTTCGCCCGTTCTTCGAGTCCGGTGTGACGTACGTCGACCGCGTTACCGAGGACCCGCTGTTCGCGACGGTCCAGTCACGGGTCAGACCCCAACAGGGGACCGTCTGGACGATGCTGTTCACCGACGACACGAACCGTGCCGAGGTGTTGGAGGCGGTCCGTCTGGCGCGGCAGGGCGGGAACCACGTCGTCGTCTTCCTCACTCCCGGCGTCCTCTTCGGGCCGGGCGCGCTCTCGGACGTGGGGACGGCATACGACGACTACCGGTCGTTCGAGTCGTTCCGCGAGCGACTCGACCGCCTCTCCCGCGTGACCGCACTCGAAGTCGGCCCCGGTGACCGCGTCGCGGCGGTGTTGGCCGAGCGGGCAGAACGGAGGCGGCGAGCGTGA
- a CDS encoding metal-dependent hydrolase, whose product MWPWGHAGVGYLLYAVAVRATGRRATAGGSLAVGFGTLAPDLIDKPLAWWVAVLPNGRSFGHSLFTAGLLVGAVVAYCWVTERRHVGAAFGFGYASHLFADALYPLVAGDWYYLGFLAWPLVPPISYPTGKSFLAHLATLEVGWQFGLEIGLALLAVGVWWRDGRPGLRAVTTAVRSAVIAAGRTLRAQTD is encoded by the coding sequence ATGTGGCCGTGGGGACACGCCGGCGTCGGCTATCTCCTGTACGCCGTCGCCGTGCGGGCGACCGGGCGTCGTGCGACCGCTGGGGGGAGTCTCGCGGTGGGGTTCGGGACGCTCGCGCCCGACCTCATCGACAAGCCGCTGGCGTGGTGGGTCGCAGTGCTGCCGAACGGCCGGTCGTTCGGCCACTCGCTGTTCACCGCCGGGTTGCTGGTCGGTGCCGTCGTCGCGTACTGCTGGGTGACCGAGCGGAGACACGTCGGTGCGGCGTTCGGCTTCGGGTACGCGTCACACCTGTTCGCCGACGCGCTCTACCCGCTGGTAGCGGGCGACTGGTACTATTTGGGCTTTCTCGCGTGGCCGCTCGTCCCGCCGATATCGTATCCGACCGGCAAGAGCTTCCTCGCACATCTCGCGACGCTCGAAGTCGGCTGGCAGTTCGGACTGGAAATCGGGCTGGCACTCCTCGCAGTGGGCGTCTGGTGGCGTGACGGTCGCCCCGGCCTGCGGGCGGTCACGACGGCTGTGCGGTCGGCGGTCATCGCGGCCGGACGCACCCTTCGGGCACAGACTGACTGA
- a CDS encoding glycosyltransferase family 4 protein, protein MKIAFVYDAVYPYEKGGAQKRIWELARRLASNHEVHLYGMHYWDGPARVVREGVTLHGVCEPKELYVDGRRSIPQAIYFAAHLVPSLFREDFDIIDCQEFPYFPCFVSKSHELFRDSTLVITWYEVWDDYWYDYLGKKGIFGQIIERATMKLADTVIPISEYIEADIHDLGRSEGLSVVENGVDYDRLQSVSEAATEWDVIYVGRLSEHKNVDLLLNAIAQASGRVDTELSCCIIGDGPERESLEEYAAEVGVTNHVEFLGFVESDDEVIANIKSASVFILPSIREGFPNTILEANACGVPSIVVDHEENGSTAVVKDGVTGYITDVSAEGITDCLVDCITDEELLSDLSQAAKEFGRKHDWDVIVDELERVYSSALQAEQ, encoded by the coding sequence ATGAAGATCGCGTTCGTTTACGATGCTGTTTACCCTTATGAGAAGGGAGGAGCACAGAAGCGGATATGGGAACTAGCGAGGAGACTCGCGAGTAATCACGAAGTACACCTCTACGGAATGCACTACTGGGATGGACCGGCAAGAGTTGTGCGAGAGGGAGTGACATTACACGGGGTTTGCGAACCTAAAGAACTCTACGTTGACGGCCGTCGTTCGATTCCTCAGGCTATATATTTCGCTGCCCATCTCGTGCCTTCGTTATTTAGGGAAGATTTCGACATAATTGACTGTCAAGAATTTCCATACTTCCCCTGTTTTGTGTCGAAGAGTCATGAACTCTTTAGGGATTCTACGCTCGTCATTACGTGGTATGAAGTTTGGGACGACTACTGGTATGATTATTTGGGAAAGAAAGGAATATTCGGACAGATAATTGAGCGGGCGACAATGAAACTGGCAGATACTGTGATTCCAATCTCCGAATATATAGAGGCAGACATCCACGATCTCGGACGTTCAGAGGGCCTCAGCGTCGTGGAAAACGGAGTAGATTATGATAGGCTACAATCAGTATCGGAAGCAGCTACCGAATGGGACGTTATCTACGTGGGCCGACTTTCTGAACATAAAAATGTGGACTTACTGCTCAATGCAATTGCACAGGCGTCTGGGCGGGTTGATACAGAACTGTCGTGTTGTATCATTGGTGATGGCCCAGAACGGGAAAGCCTAGAAGAGTACGCTGCCGAGGTCGGAGTAACAAATCATGTTGAGTTTTTGGGATTTGTTGAGAGTGATGACGAGGTCATAGCGAATATTAAGTCAGCGTCTGTATTCATCTTGCCTTCAATCCGTGAAGGCTTCCCAAATACAATTCTCGAGGCTAACGCGTGTGGTGTTCCGAGTATTGTCGTGGATCATGAAGAGAACGGGTCGACGGCAGTGGTCAAGGATGGAGTCACTGGTTATATCACCGATGTATCTGCGGAGGGAATCACTGATTGTTTGGTTGACTGTATAACCGACGAAGAGTTACTTAGTGACCTCTCTCAGGCGGCTAAAGAATTTGGTCGAAAACACGATTGGGATGTGATTGTCGACGAACTGGAACGAGTATATTCAAGTGCCCTGCAAGCAGAGCAGTAA
- a CDS encoding AAA family ATPase: MSGPASVYREIQDEVGGVLVGNEDVVEQLTVALLTRGHVLVEGVPGVAKTTIARLFAGATGLEYTRIQLTPDTLPADITGTTVYREESAEFVVQKGPVFSNVVVADEINRATPKTQSALLEAMQERNVTIEGDTYELPDPFLVVATQNPLEMEGTFELPEAQRDRFMFKLNVGLPDRAQEMEILDRFDADPELSPSAVDPVVGPDDLRDARESVATVRVADAVKEYVLDIVDATRQAAGVEHGASPRASIMLQNAAKARAAIHERSYVRPDDVKALAEPLLAHRLVLSTDAELGGTETRDVVRDVLDTVAPPSVDIEPNDTTEAIGDGGNVDTANDGGP, encoded by the coding sequence ATGAGTGGACCAGCGTCGGTCTATCGCGAGATACAGGACGAAGTCGGCGGCGTCTTGGTCGGGAACGAGGACGTCGTCGAACAGTTGACGGTGGCTCTCCTGACTCGCGGACACGTGCTGGTCGAAGGCGTCCCGGGTGTCGCGAAGACGACCATCGCGCGCCTGTTCGCCGGCGCGACCGGCTTGGAGTACACCCGCATCCAGTTGACCCCGGACACGCTCCCCGCGGACATCACCGGGACCACCGTCTACCGCGAGGAGAGCGCCGAGTTCGTCGTCCAGAAGGGGCCGGTGTTCTCGAACGTCGTCGTCGCCGACGAAATAAACCGTGCGACGCCGAAGACCCAGAGCGCGCTGCTCGAAGCGATGCAGGAACGCAACGTCACCATCGAGGGCGACACCTACGAACTGCCGGACCCGTTCCTCGTCGTCGCGACGCAGAACCCGCTCGAAATGGAGGGCACCTTCGAGCTCCCGGAGGCACAGCGCGACCGCTTCATGTTCAAACTGAACGTCGGCCTCCCCGACAGAGCCCAGGAGATGGAGATACTCGACCGGTTCGACGCCGACCCGGAACTCAGCCCGTCGGCGGTCGACCCAGTCGTCGGTCCGGACGACCTGCGTGACGCGCGCGAGTCGGTGGCGACAGTACGCGTGGCCGACGCCGTCAAGGAGTACGTTCTCGACATCGTGGACGCGACTCGACAGGCGGCCGGGGTCGAACACGGGGCCTCTCCGCGTGCGTCGATAATGCTACAGAACGCCGCGAAAGCCCGTGCGGCGATTCACGAGCGGTCGTACGTCCGACCGGACGATGTCAAGGCCTTGGCGGAGCCATTGCTCGCACACCGGCTGGTGCTCTCGACCGACGCAGAACTCGGGGGGACGGAGACACGGGACGTCGTTCGTGACGTACTGGACACGGTCGCACCGCCGAGCGTCGACATCGAACCGAACGACACGACCGAAGCCATCGGCGACGGTGGGAACGTCGATACCGCGAACGACGGCGGACCGTGA
- a CDS encoding type IV secretory system conjugative DNA transfer family protein: MSDQHRMILGREVTRDGDVGDPIGLQKDVWNRHLLISGRTGSGKSTMATTAIASAHPATSGPTVVLDPKGDGWLREVARAHYARTGSLDDVLYFDVSKFLPAISYFDIRRDVAAGVDRLRAVQDVADHFIRLLDHTKPADFDAIRSPDVIRYLIMALFDPVHGADSYELSTLAAAVYAYRQTQTTPDVHPEWSDRLLDSITHGNARDIDTIAQGAVTRIEKFYGDGYLRPLFDHSPSAPSEAFSFHDWLTEDVLILLDLSGPSTRARRVLANLILSLFWRAVRTRESATNPPQSLLFIDEAPQLRIDSHLESLLALGRSQNLGVIPMVQYPAQFDRSGDTAATEDTIAYDELLNNIHSVVTGAVPSDDQFTARLSGSHMSQAEVENRLRNLPSGHWLFDPAVPRNETPIRSHTIADPPLPPGHPDGSTPLAESEQTEFDTAFSNCREHTSTQHGIPYDDYTAPDGVASEANPAPNLAAETWTQLRDTNFNTLLPLVDLPEAVEYDHDRTALRCRSCGSTHDCSDTGLRDAIRCHSDLDALDRSSVVPVELGLSMTPDELTAAPVPPVQILALQLLYNVKAGRYDPRVLDPVFDPLPRVFDTLSIDRAHLSELAEAGYLNNDDQFREFVYYDVTKDGRDLLNEPHRRGIDWGHKKRDQTESLLHIVMVDALARYLEQTAIPDPDSPVEDVNKYFELNTEQLAEYGLESQARLDVVGLDTTGQIHVVGEAERLNNDRAVAPIHDFDQLAAIDPEEAIWAVSSSGNGHEAVLQPLQDPAADIAGIEDDTPRLPTSFTSRTRISDISEIDSAGLTAIKTLNSLRKELSKPSLSD, encoded by the coding sequence ATGAGCGACCAGCACCGAATGATTCTGGGGCGAGAGGTCACCCGTGACGGCGATGTCGGTGACCCAATCGGGCTACAGAAAGACGTTTGGAACCGGCATCTCCTGATTAGTGGCCGGACCGGATCCGGGAAGTCCACCATGGCAACAACCGCCATCGCATCGGCACATCCCGCGACGTCCGGTCCGACGGTCGTACTCGATCCGAAAGGGGATGGCTGGCTACGCGAGGTTGCCCGTGCCCACTACGCTCGGACTGGCTCGCTCGATGACGTCCTGTATTTCGACGTGTCCAAGTTCCTGCCCGCCATCTCCTATTTTGATATCAGGCGTGACGTAGCTGCTGGGGTGGACAGACTGCGCGCAGTGCAGGATGTCGCAGACCATTTCATCAGACTGCTGGACCATACAAAACCGGCTGACTTCGACGCAATTCGGTCGCCAGACGTAATTCGGTATCTCATCATGGCATTATTCGATCCCGTCCACGGTGCAGACTCGTACGAGCTGTCAACGTTGGCCGCCGCCGTCTACGCGTACCGGCAGACCCAGACGACGCCAGATGTCCATCCGGAGTGGAGCGACCGCCTCCTCGACAGCATTACCCACGGGAATGCCCGAGATATCGATACCATCGCACAGGGGGCGGTCACCCGTATCGAGAAATTCTATGGCGACGGGTATCTGCGTCCGCTGTTCGACCATTCACCGTCCGCGCCTTCAGAGGCGTTCAGTTTCCACGACTGGCTCACTGAGGATGTACTCATCCTGCTTGACCTGAGCGGGCCGTCGACGCGAGCACGGCGGGTGCTCGCCAATCTCATCCTGTCACTGTTTTGGCGCGCAGTGCGGACCCGTGAGTCAGCCACAAACCCCCCGCAGTCACTTTTATTCATCGACGAGGCACCACAGTTACGAATCGATTCACATCTCGAGTCACTTCTCGCACTCGGCCGCAGTCAGAATCTCGGTGTCATCCCGATGGTCCAGTACCCCGCACAGTTCGACCGCTCAGGCGACACCGCCGCCACCGAGGATACCATCGCGTATGACGAACTCCTGAACAACATTCACAGCGTTGTCACCGGGGCGGTCCCCAGCGACGACCAGTTCACGGCGCGACTCTCCGGCAGTCACATGAGCCAAGCCGAAGTCGAAAACCGACTGCGTAACCTGCCCAGCGGGCACTGGCTGTTCGACCCGGCCGTCCCCAGAAATGAGACACCCATCCGTTCCCATACCATCGCAGACCCCCCACTCCCACCCGGCCATCCCGACGGCTCGACACCACTTGCCGAAAGCGAGCAAACCGAGTTCGATACTGCGTTCAGCAACTGCCGCGAGCACACAAGCACCCAACACGGGATTCCGTACGACGACTATACCGCACCGGACGGCGTCGCCTCCGAGGCCAACCCGGCACCCAATCTCGCAGCTGAGACGTGGACGCAGCTTCGGGACACGAATTTCAACACGTTGCTTCCGCTTGTCGACCTGCCAGAAGCAGTCGAATACGACCACGACCGAACAGCACTCCGCTGTCGCTCCTGCGGGAGTACCCACGACTGTTCGGATACCGGCCTGCGTGACGCGATCCGTTGCCATAGTGACCTTGACGCGCTCGACCGCAGTTCAGTAGTACCGGTCGAGCTCGGGTTGTCTATGACCCCCGACGAACTCACAGCCGCGCCAGTCCCGCCGGTACAGATACTTGCACTCCAACTCCTGTACAATGTCAAGGCCGGCCGGTACGACCCACGAGTACTCGATCCGGTGTTCGACCCGCTACCACGGGTGTTCGACACACTAAGCATCGACCGGGCACACCTGTCGGAATTGGCCGAAGCCGGCTACCTCAACAATGACGACCAGTTTCGCGAATTCGTCTACTACGACGTCACCAAAGACGGCCGCGACCTGCTGAACGAGCCGCATCGTCGCGGCATCGATTGGGGACACAAAAAACGCGACCAGACTGAATCACTCCTGCATATCGTGATGGTTGACGCACTTGCCCGCTATCTGGAACAGACTGCCATCCCAGACCCAGACTCACCCGTCGAAGACGTCAACAAATACTTCGAACTCAATACGGAGCAACTGGCGGAATACGGTCTCGAAAGCCAAGCACGGCTCGACGTCGTCGGCCTAGATACCACAGGCCAGATCCATGTCGTGGGTGAAGCGGAACGACTGAACAACGACCGAGCGGTCGCACCGATCCATGACTTCGACCAACTCGCGGCAATCGACCCCGAAGAAGCAATCTGGGCTGTCTCAAGCAGCGGGAATGGCCACGAAGCAGTTCTCCAACCACTCCAAGACCCGGCAGCTGATATCGCAGGCATCGAGGATGACACGCCGCGCCTCCCCACTTCGTTCACGTCCAGAACCCGAATCAGTGACATCAGTGAAATCGATTCTGCCGGACTGACTGCAATCAAGACGCTGAATAGCCTTCGGAAGGAACTATCTAAGCCATCACTCAGTGACTAA
- a CDS encoding NAD-dependent epimerase/dehydratase family protein: MLSDQKVLVTGGAGFIGSCLVQTLSERGADVLALDNEFAGSSALVPDGVRFENIDIRDEQIPEIVSDFEPDALIHLAALHYIPYCNANPEEAFQVNVMGTRNVLAAAREVDSLESVIFTSSAAVYPPRNQANSETSATGPMDIYGETKLIGEDLMRLFNQETDVSTTTARLFNVYGPNETNEHLIPAIVSQVRSGSRNIELGNLTPKRDFIHVSDVAKALITLLTQSDDGYSTYNVGTGVEYSVREVVEKTSDALGEEIEIVQDEERVRDSDRPHLKAAISKIQSDFGWEPEVEFVTGLRDLLQQEEEVLVT; encoded by the coding sequence ATGTTATCCGATCAAAAGGTTCTGGTTACTGGTGGAGCAGGATTTATTGGTTCGTGTCTGGTTCAAACTCTTTCAGAGAGGGGTGCTGATGTTCTTGCCCTCGACAATGAGTTCGCAGGCTCCTCAGCACTTGTACCAGACGGTGTCCGATTTGAGAACATCGATATACGTGATGAACAAATCCCTGAAATCGTCTCAGATTTTGAACCGGACGCACTTATCCACTTAGCTGCACTCCATTATATTCCATACTGTAATGCGAACCCCGAGGAAGCGTTTCAAGTAAACGTAATGGGCACCCGAAATGTGTTAGCCGCGGCACGGGAGGTAGACAGTCTGGAGTCCGTGATTTTCACCTCGTCAGCTGCCGTATATCCACCTCGAAATCAGGCGAATAGCGAAACATCAGCAACCGGCCCGATGGATATCTACGGCGAGACAAAACTAATCGGCGAGGATCTGATGCGTCTTTTTAATCAGGAGACGGATGTTAGCACGACGACAGCCCGGTTATTCAACGTATATGGACCGAACGAAACGAATGAACACCTAATCCCGGCGATCGTAAGTCAGGTTCGAAGTGGAAGCCGGAATATCGAGCTCGGGAATCTCACACCCAAACGGGACTTCATTCATGTTTCGGATGTGGCGAAGGCCCTAATCACATTACTAACACAGTCTGATGACGGCTACTCAACGTATAATGTCGGTACCGGAGTCGAGTATTCAGTGCGGGAAGTCGTTGAAAAGACAAGCGACGCGCTCGGGGAAGAAATCGAAATTGTCCAAGATGAGGAACGGGTCCGCGACAGTGATCGTCCGCATCTCAAAGCAGCGATTTCGAAAATCCAGTCAGATTTCGGATGGGAGCCTGAAGTTGAGTTCGTAACTGGGCTCCGGGACCTGCTTCAGCAAGAAGAAGAGGTACTCGTGACATGA
- a CDS encoding metal-dependent hydrolase encodes MPDLLAHVLIAYTVCRTMSFHWEWITKQYITIGMMGAFIPDLMKVRLVLPSRIVEQIVGYPFGWGSLHTGGGVILSVLVGVILLSPEERYRSGLLLGVGSGTHLLTDSLLLTPTGHTQQLFWPFLQYRVPSPGLYLSTQVWPVVVTGCVAALVWAIQSTRYKNECN; translated from the coding sequence ATGCCTGATTTGTTAGCACATGTACTTATAGCGTATACAGTATGCCGAACTATGTCATTTCATTGGGAGTGGATTACCAAGCAGTACATCACTATCGGGATGATGGGGGCTTTTATTCCTGATTTGATGAAAGTCAGATTAGTTTTGCCGAGTAGAATTGTTGAGCAGATTGTTGGCTATCCGTTTGGATGGGGGAGTTTACACACTGGTGGAGGCGTTATTTTGAGTGTACTCGTCGGGGTGATTCTGCTTTCACCTGAAGAACGCTACCGTAGTGGTCTCCTTTTAGGAGTCGGGTCTGGGACTCATCTTTTGACTGATAGCCTGCTTCTCACCCCCACAGGACACACTCAACAACTTTTCTGGCCTTTCCTACAATATCGCGTCCCCAGTCCGGGTCTGTATCTCAGTACACAGGTTTGGCCAGTAGTTGTGACTGGCTGTGTTGCTGCACTTGTTTGGGCTATTCAGAGCACCCGTTATAAAAATGAATGCAACTGA
- a CDS encoding sulfatase-like hydrolase/transferase has translation MTQRNIVLVTYDSLRADHCGYMGYERNTTPYLDQMASEGVGFPNAIAPASRTNPSMAGTFTGEPMVARDRVADPSHSRRHLGRHGTLAEDLTEQGYATGAFNPNAYASRHYGFNRGFDHFEDFLFSTDKYQKVFQKHLSDSTIYTLVRNFRNYLRREEAFKTWDRYIDEIEEWVHTQSEPFFLWIFSLDTHFPHLTPRKYREWSSLFEQYYYNWRCNQLIDELDPNLSDREIRKIIDIYDDSIRFGDVLLYELQERLAEFDPVYVVFGDHGEAFGERDIYGHFYPSLYEENIHVPLVVSEPIDSDEDFSRPISLTQIPSIVNHFTERDTQPRLDTWTVATDYDGRTDRNLIAVRTKTAKQIACWQNGQQIMTETYNLEGRMIEETPVAEESALQACLQPVVQRRHNHETEVLSIQSSVASLN, from the coding sequence ATGACACAGAGGAATATTGTTCTTGTGACTTACGATAGTCTGCGTGCGGATCACTGCGGATACATGGGCTACGAGCGGAACACTACTCCATACCTAGATCAAATGGCGTCAGAGGGAGTCGGCTTCCCCAACGCGATCGCGCCAGCGTCGCGCACAAACCCGTCGATGGCTGGAACATTCACAGGCGAGCCGATGGTTGCCAGAGACCGTGTGGCTGATCCGTCTCATTCTCGTCGGCATCTAGGTCGGCACGGAACTCTTGCAGAAGACCTCACTGAGCAGGGGTACGCTACTGGAGCGTTCAATCCGAACGCATACGCGTCCCGGCATTACGGGTTTAACCGCGGGTTTGATCATTTTGAGGATTTCCTGTTTTCGACTGATAAATATCAGAAAGTGTTCCAGAAGCACCTCTCAGACTCCACAATATATACCCTAGTTCGGAATTTCCGGAATTATCTTCGCCGGGAAGAGGCATTCAAGACCTGGGACCGGTATATCGACGAGATCGAAGAATGGGTTCATACCCAGTCTGAGCCGTTCTTTCTCTGGATTTTTTCACTTGATACACACTTCCCTCATCTCACCCCCCGGAAATACCGAGAATGGAGTTCACTGTTCGAGCAGTACTACTACAACTGGCGATGCAATCAGCTAATAGATGAACTGGATCCAAATCTCTCTGACCGGGAAATTCGAAAAATAATCGACATCTATGACGACTCTATCCGATTTGGTGATGTCTTGCTGTACGAACTACAGGAGCGGCTAGCCGAGTTTGATCCGGTATATGTCGTCTTTGGCGATCACGGGGAGGCATTCGGTGAACGGGATATCTATGGACACTTCTATCCCTCATTGTATGAAGAGAACATTCACGTCCCACTAGTTGTCTCGGAGCCAATCGATTCAGATGAAGATTTTTCCAGACCAATCTCGCTAACCCAGATTCCTAGCATTGTCAACCATTTCACCGAGCGTGACACACAACCGCGTCTTGATACGTGGACCGTGGCAACCGACTACGATGGTCGAACTGATCGGAACTTAATCGCTGTGCGTACAAAAACGGCTAAGCAGATTGCCTGTTGGCAGAACGGGCAGCAAATCATGACTGAAACATACAATTTGGAGGGGAGAATGATCGAGGAGACGCCGGTAGCTGAAGAAAGCGCGCTGCAGGCTTGCTTGCAACCCGTGGTCCAACGACGTCATAATCATGAAACAGAAGTCCTCTCGATCCAGTCAAGTGTCGCCAGCCTCAATTGA